A window of the Cetobacterium sp. ZOR0034 genome harbors these coding sequences:
- a CDS encoding ferrous iron transport protein A, with translation MKLTELKRGESAKIVKIGKIGELKKRLVDMGVTNGEIIKLERNAPLGDPQEFIVKSTNIAIRKQDAQNIEIEIDG, from the coding sequence ATGAAGTTAACAGAATTAAAAAGAGGAGAATCAGCAAAAATCGTCAAAATTGGGAAAATTGGCGAATTGAAAAAAAGGTTAGTTGACATGGGAGTAACTAACGGTGAGATTATTAAATTAGAAAGAAATGCGCCCCTAGGAGATCCACAAGAGTTTATTGTAAAATCAACAAACATCGCTATAAGAAAACAAGATGCACAAAATATTGAAATAGAGATAGACGGATAG
- a CDS encoding PhnA protein, whose amino-acid sequence MAKGFDKHQERLSIVSGFGKNLARRSKSKCELCEAIGVKLSVFEVPPSKDEPDYDRCIFLCDSCIELLKNIKRSKENDFRFLSGAMWSETPIVKVTAIYILNSIKEKYSWAEELLENAYLDEEEQALLESIIF is encoded by the coding sequence GTGGCAAAAGGGTTTGATAAGCATCAGGAGAGATTGAGTATAGTTTCTGGATTTGGAAAAAATTTGGCTAGAAGATCAAAATCAAAGTGTGAATTGTGTGAGGCGATAGGAGTTAAATTGTCTGTTTTTGAAGTTCCGCCGTCAAAAGATGAACCAGATTATGATAGATGTATATTTTTATGTGATAGTTGTATAGAACTTTTGAAAAATATAAAGAGATCAAAAGAAAATGATTTTAGATTTTTAAGTGGAGCTATGTGGAGTGAAACTCCGATAGTAAAAGTAACAGCAATATATATATTAAATAGCATAAAAGAAAAATATTCATGGGCAGAAGAGTTACTGGAGAATGCATATTTAGATGAGGAAGAACAAGCTTTGTTAGAAAGTATAATTTTTTAA
- a CDS encoding DEAD/DEAH box helicase, translating into MESILTFKDLGLTEKTLKPLQEKGFERPSPIQALTIPALLNGDKDIIGQAQTGTGKTAAFSLPILEKIEKSTGHVQAIILAPTRELAVQVAEEMNSLAHGRRLKIIPVYGGQSLEQQKRQLNRGVDIVVGTPGRVMDLMNRQVLKLNNIDYFILDEADEMLNMGFVEDIEQILTQTNEDKRMLFFSATMPPEILKIAKSHMGEHEVLAVKKKELTTNLTEQIYFEVKERDKFEALCRIVDIEADFYGIVFCRTKNDVNELVGKLQDRGYDVEGLHGDISQNHREVTLKRFKNKNLNILIATDVAARGIDVNDLTHVINYAIPQEAESYVHRIGRTGRAGKQGTAITFITPSEYRKLLQIQRITKTEIKKEQVPGVKDVILAKKTRLFDNVANLISNGDAESYYDMAKELLNQEATPIEVIAAILKNCYEEELEETNYSDIESVSIDKTGKTRLFIALGKKDKMTPRKLVDLISKKAKVHESKLKGVEIYENFSFVSVPFVEAETIVDVFQKDRKGRKPLIEKAKQSKR; encoded by the coding sequence ATGGAAAGTATATTAACATTTAAAGATTTAGGTTTAACTGAAAAAACGTTAAAACCTTTACAAGAAAAAGGGTTCGAAAGACCAAGCCCAATACAAGCATTAACTATACCTGCATTATTAAATGGAGATAAGGATATAATCGGACAAGCTCAAACAGGAACAGGAAAGACAGCTGCATTCTCATTACCTATTTTAGAGAAAATTGAGAAGAGTACAGGTCATGTACAAGCTATAATCTTAGCTCCAACTAGAGAGTTAGCAGTTCAAGTTGCTGAGGAGATGAACTCGCTTGCACACGGAAGAAGATTAAAGATAATTCCAGTTTATGGAGGACAATCATTAGAGCAACAAAAGAGACAACTTAACAGAGGTGTTGATATAGTTGTTGGAACTCCAGGAAGAGTTATGGATTTAATGAACAGACAAGTTTTAAAATTAAACAACATTGATTACTTTATATTAGATGAAGCTGATGAAATGTTAAACATGGGATTTGTAGAAGATATCGAGCAAATCTTAACTCAAACTAACGAAGATAAAAGAATGTTATTCTTCTCTGCTACAATGCCACCAGAAATTTTAAAGATAGCTAAATCTCACATGGGAGAGCATGAAGTATTAGCTGTTAAAAAGAAAGAGTTAACTACAAACTTAACTGAGCAAATTTACTTCGAAGTAAAAGAGAGAGATAAGTTTGAGGCTTTATGTAGAATAGTTGATATCGAAGCTGATTTCTACGGAATAGTATTCTGTAGAACTAAAAATGATGTTAACGAATTAGTAGGAAAACTTCAAGATAGAGGATATGACGTTGAAGGTCTTCATGGAGATATCAGCCAAAACCATAGAGAAGTTACTTTAAAGAGATTTAAAAATAAAAACTTAAACATTCTAATAGCAACTGACGTTGCTGCAAGAGGAATTGACGTAAATGATCTTACTCACGTAATCAACTACGCTATACCACAAGAAGCAGAAAGTTATGTTCATAGAATTGGAAGAACTGGAAGAGCAGGAAAGCAAGGAACAGCTATAACGTTCATAACTCCTTCTGAGTACAGAAAATTACTTCAAATTCAAAGAATAACAAAAACAGAAATCAAAAAAGAGCAAGTACCAGGAGTTAAAGATGTAATCTTAGCTAAGAAAACTAGATTATTTGATAACGTTGCTAACTTAATATCAAATGGAGATGCTGAGTCTTACTATGATATGGCTAAAGAGTTATTAAATCAAGAAGCTACTCCAATTGAAGTAATTGCTGCTATATTAAAGAATTGTTATGAGGAAGAGTTAGAAGAAACTAACTACTCTGATATCGAGAGCGTTTCTATCGATAAAACAGGAAAAACAAGATTATTCATTGCTCTTGGAAAGAAAGATAAAATGACTCCAAGAAAATTAGTGGACTTAATCTCTAAGAAAGCTAAAGTACATGAATCAAAATTAAAAGGTGTAGAAATATATGAGAACTTCTCATTCGTATCTGTACCATTTGTTGAAGCGGAAACAATAGTAGATGTATTCCAAAAAGATAGAAAAGGAAGAAAGCCTTTAATCGAAAAAGCAAAACAATCTAAAAGATAA
- a CDS encoding ATP-binding protein: MLKIDNIKDLNGYVFQAYTFEVQEDKVLVTNSKEEIKIEISYSQNKIIKLIDKIYKQTGLKISLNKLDEKEILAFIQDKGFEKTLWSPIGKAMHDYNMIEEGDRVAIGISGGKDSLTVLNALIRIQKISGIKFEIFPIHIHPVEEGGKYGDIQEYCRKLGTELQVIETSIGESILTNAELKNPCFMCARVRRGILYKAMKEQNINKLVLGHHKDDIVETFLLNVLYQGNMGVMKPAYDSEEYGLRVIRPLAYVEEKETIRYAKKLGLPILHNDCPYETSDNSKRLKVKKMIEELSKDSPNIRSVMLHSIKDLFA, from the coding sequence GTGTTAAAGATAGATAATATAAAAGATTTAAATGGATATGTCTTTCAAGCATACACATTTGAAGTACAAGAAGATAAGGTTTTAGTAACTAATTCAAAAGAGGAAATCAAGATAGAGATTTCATATTCACAAAATAAAATAATAAAATTAATAGATAAAATATATAAACAAACAGGACTAAAAATCTCATTAAATAAATTAGATGAGAAGGAGATTTTAGCTTTTATACAAGATAAAGGTTTTGAAAAGACTTTATGGAGTCCAATAGGAAAAGCTATGCATGATTATAATATGATTGAAGAAGGAGATAGAGTAGCTATAGGTATTTCAGGAGGAAAGGATAGCTTAACTGTGCTAAATGCTTTAATAAGAATTCAAAAAATATCAGGAATAAAGTTTGAAATATTTCCGATTCACATCCACCCTGTTGAAGAGGGAGGGAAATATGGAGATATACAAGAGTATTGCAGAAAGCTAGGAACAGAGTTACAGGTTATAGAAACATCGATAGGAGAAAGTATTTTAACAAATGCTGAATTAAAAAATCCATGTTTTATGTGTGCTAGAGTAAGAAGAGGGATTTTATATAAAGCTATGAAAGAACAGAATATAAATAAACTTGTTTTAGGACATCATAAGGATGATATTGTAGAAACATTTTTATTAAATGTTTTATATCAAGGAAATATGGGAGTTATGAAACCTGCTTATGATTCTGAAGAATATGGATTGAGAGTAATAAGACCTCTTGCATATGTTGAAGAGAAAGAAACAATTAGGTATGCTAAGAAATTAGGATTACCAATTCTTCATAATGATTGCCCTTATGAAACAAGTGATAACTCTAAACGTTTAAAAGTTAAGAAGATGATAGAGGAGTTATCAAAGGATAGTCCAAATATAAGAAGTGTTATGTTACATAGCATTAAAGATCTGTTTGCATAA
- a CDS encoding FeoA family protein: MTPLVFAEQNKEFVIKEIKGRDKDKSRLTEKGFCIGNKICLLRDDQSNYIVKINETKYVLNFGLANKIIIGNE, from the coding sequence ATGACGCCATTAGTTTTTGCAGAACAAAATAAAGAGTTTGTTATAAAAGAGATAAAAGGTAGAGACAAAGATAAGAGTAGACTGACAGAAAAAGGTTTTTGTATAGGAAATAAAATATGTTTACTTAGAGATGATCAAAGTAATTATATTGTTAAAATAAATGAAACGAAGTATGTATTAAATTTTGGGTTGGCAAACAAAATAATAATAGGAAATGAGTAA
- a CDS encoding FeoB-associated Cys-rich membrane protein: MKTLILVGIVVVIGAIALKSLYKMFKGESGCNCSKAKNGSCSIKDKCKH; this comes from the coding sequence ATGAAAACATTAATTTTAGTTGGAATAGTTGTTGTGATAGGAGCAATAGCTTTGAAAAGTTTATATAAGATGTTTAAAGGTGAAAGCGGTTGTAACTGTTCAAAGGCCAAAAATGGAAGTTGTAGTATAAAAGATAAGTGTAAACATTAA
- a CDS encoding PG0541 family transporter-associated protein, with translation MIIDRKNAKRTVIYINDSQKNNLQNFLHSIGFHYYTIQSKLEGSWEHGIRHLNNHVWPGSEAVFHLIVSGSKVDLLLQKLKSFRMGLPDNVVMAVLVCPLDDFIYNMMTVDIEPDSSTEKVHWLKEDEN, from the coding sequence ATGATTATTGATAGAAAAAATGCGAAAAGAACTGTTATTTACATTAATGATTCTCAAAAAAATAATCTCCAAAACTTTTTACACTCTATCGGCTTTCATTATTATACTATCCAATCAAAACTTGAAGGTAGTTGGGAACATGGAATTAGACATCTAAATAATCATGTTTGGCCTGGTTCAGAAGCTGTTTTTCACCTAATTGTTTCTGGTTCAAAAGTTGATTTATTGCTACAAAAATTAAAAAGCTTTAGAATGGGATTACCTGACAATGTTGTTATGGCAGTACTCGTTTGTCCCTTAGATGATTTTATCTATAATATGATGACTGTTGATATAGAACCAGACTCATCGACCGAGAAAGTACACTGGCTAAAAGAAGATGAAAATTAA
- a CDS encoding ATP-binding protein yields the protein MEEKVFETKKDMVEHSIRTAYRKKIWSKFMKAIKDFDLIQDGDKIAVGVSGGKDSLLLSKLFQELKKDRSKNFEVAFISMNPGFGSMDLEQFKVNLEELGIPCEIFDANVWEIAFESSPDSPCFLCAKMRRGVLYNKVEELGYNKLALGHHFDDMVETAMINMFYAGTVKTMIPKVKSTSGKMELIRPLIYIKEQDIINFTKKNEIAAMACGCPIESGKVDSKRKEIKNLLATLEKTNPQIKQSIFNSMKNINLDYVLGYVSETGKGE from the coding sequence ATGGAAGAAAAAGTTTTTGAAACGAAAAAAGATATGGTTGAGCACTCTATAAGAACTGCATACAGAAAAAAAATATGGTCTAAATTTATGAAAGCTATAAAAGATTTTGATTTGATTCAAGATGGAGATAAAATCGCAGTAGGGGTATCTGGAGGAAAAGATAGCTTGCTACTTTCGAAACTATTCCAAGAGTTAAAAAAAGATAGAAGTAAAAATTTTGAGGTGGCTTTTATATCTATGAATCCTGGATTTGGATCAATGGACTTAGAGCAATTTAAAGTAAATTTAGAAGAGTTAGGAATCCCATGTGAGATATTTGATGCTAATGTTTGGGAGATAGCATTTGAATCATCACCTGATAGTCCATGCTTCTTATGTGCAAAGATGAGAAGAGGTGTTCTTTATAACAAGGTTGAGGAGTTGGGATATAATAAACTAGCTTTAGGACATCATTTTGATGATATGGTTGAGACAGCAATGATAAATATGTTTTATGCAGGAACTGTAAAAACAATGATACCTAAGGTGAAATCGACAAGTGGAAAGATGGAGTTGATAAGACCGTTGATTTATATAAAAGAACAAGATATTATCAATTTTACTAAAAAGAATGAAATAGCAGCAATGGCTTGTGGATGTCCAATTGAATCAGGAAAAGTTGATTCAAAGAGAAAAGAGATCAAAAATCTTTTAGCAACGTTAGAAAAAACTAATCCACAAATAAAGCAAAGTATATTTAATTCAATGAAAAATATAAATTTAGATTATGTATTAGGATATGTATCTGAAACGGGAAAAGGAGAATAG
- the feoB gene encoding ferrous iron transport protein B, with product MIKIAFTGNPNVGKSALINAIAGSNLKVGNWAGVTVEKKEAEFDYNGERIQCIDLPGVYSLSPYTLEETITRDFIINEKPDVIINIVDSTNLERNLYLTMLLKELEKPMVMALNFYDEFEKLNYKLDMKKFTDMIEMDVVMTSATKRTGLQELLDKALEIAKAKKEYKKYTLLFDSCLQDAIEKIKCDINCNEKLIKASKKFGEDFLAIKLLEQDSHLIEILKSEYGYELDSEIIKRTKQLEDDHDEDIETIFAEGRYGTVKGILAKTFTTSIKSRLDFTDKVDRVLLNKYLGLPIFFLIIVGLMGTVFNGSAPLIDWVDGFVSDYIGKYVGLLIDENTPDWLASLVMDGILGGVGGVVVFVPLMLYLYFFLALLEESGYMSRVAFLMDKIMTKLGLNGKAFVPMVLGFGCTVPAIYATRTLEDDSSRRLTAAMAPFMSCGARLPVYGLFTAAFFGAKAGLVVMSLYVLGIVVAILTGLVLKNFEMFKSEGRALLIELPPYRVPSLRVILKSTLTRTGSYLKKATTIIMGMLMILWALTYFPNHGDTSNSYMAKFGKTFQPILQPTGFANRWETVAAIPPSLAAKEIVVGFMAQVLVGDESAEDVIEAEEMEETTFVEDTVEQVVGLGIAIKDSVVGVLSFDIGGLFTVPDAEEIEEEGSGVVAATKALWTDNLAPLRAYSFMVYILLVVPCVVTLGAIKQEFGYKFTGFVIGLLLVIPYIASTLVFQIGKLFF from the coding sequence ATGATAAAAATAGCATTTACAGGAAATCCAAATGTAGGGAAATCAGCATTGATAAACGCAATAGCAGGTTCTAATCTAAAGGTTGGGAACTGGGCAGGTGTTACAGTTGAGAAAAAAGAAGCTGAATTTGATTATAACGGAGAGAGAATTCAGTGTATAGATTTACCTGGAGTATACAGTTTAAGTCCTTATACTTTAGAAGAAACAATAACAAGAGATTTTATAATAAATGAAAAACCGGATGTAATCATAAATATAGTTGATTCAACAAACTTAGAGAGAAATTTATATTTAACAATGTTATTGAAAGAGTTAGAGAAACCAATGGTAATGGCATTGAATTTCTATGACGAATTTGAAAAATTAAACTATAAGTTAGATATGAAAAAGTTTACAGATATGATAGAAATGGATGTTGTTATGACATCAGCAACAAAAAGAACAGGTTTACAGGAACTATTAGATAAAGCTTTAGAGATAGCAAAAGCAAAAAAAGAGTATAAGAAATACACTCTTTTATTTGATAGTTGTTTACAAGATGCAATTGAAAAAATAAAGTGTGATATTAATTGTAATGAAAAGTTAATCAAAGCATCAAAAAAATTCGGAGAGGATTTTTTAGCAATCAAATTATTAGAGCAAGATTCTCATTTAATAGAGATATTAAAATCAGAGTATGGATATGAATTAGATTCTGAAATAATAAAGAGAACGAAGCAATTAGAAGATGATCATGATGAGGATATAGAAACTATATTCGCAGAAGGTAGATATGGAACTGTAAAGGGTATTTTAGCAAAAACATTTACAACATCAATAAAATCTAGATTAGATTTCACTGATAAAGTTGATAGAGTTTTACTAAATAAATATTTGGGATTACCAATCTTCTTCTTAATTATAGTTGGATTGATGGGAACTGTATTTAATGGTTCAGCACCATTGATTGATTGGGTAGATGGATTTGTAAGTGACTATATAGGGAAATATGTAGGGTTGTTAATAGATGAAAATACCCCAGATTGGTTAGCATCATTAGTTATGGATGGTATATTAGGTGGAGTAGGTGGAGTAGTTGTATTCGTTCCATTAATGCTTTATTTATACTTCTTCTTAGCTTTACTTGAGGAAAGTGGATATATGTCTAGAGTTGCTTTCCTTATGGATAAGATAATGACAAAATTAGGATTAAATGGTAAGGCGTTTGTTCCGATGGTTCTTGGATTTGGATGTACTGTACCAGCAATATATGCAACAAGAACTTTAGAGGATGATTCATCAAGAAGATTGACCGCAGCAATGGCACCGTTCATGTCTTGTGGAGCAAGGCTTCCTGTATATGGGTTATTTACAGCGGCGTTCTTTGGAGCTAAAGCTGGATTAGTTGTAATGTCGTTATATGTTTTAGGAATTGTTGTAGCAATATTAACAGGGTTGGTTTTAAAGAATTTTGAAATGTTTAAATCTGAAGGAAGAGCATTACTTATAGAATTACCACCTTATAGAGTGCCAAGTTTAAGAGTTATTTTAAAATCAACTTTAACTAGAACTGGATCATACTTAAAAAAAGCAACAACAATTATCATGGGAATGTTGATGATTTTATGGGCATTGACATACTTCCCAAATCATGGAGATACATCAAATTCTTATATGGCCAAATTTGGAAAAACGTTCCAACCAATTTTACAACCTACAGGTTTTGCAAATAGATGGGAAACAGTAGCCGCAATTCCACCGAGCTTAGCTGCTAAAGAGATTGTTGTAGGATTTATGGCTCAAGTTTTAGTAGGTGATGAATCAGCTGAAGATGTTATAGAAGCGGAAGAGATGGAAGAAACAACATTTGTAGAGGATACAGTTGAGCAAGTTGTTGGGTTAGGAATAGCAATAAAAGATTCTGTTGTAGGAGTTTTAAGTTTTGATATTGGTGGATTATTTACAGTACCTGATGCGGAAGAGATAGAGGAAGAAGGAAGTGGAGTTGTAGCGGCAACGAAAGCTTTATGGACAGATAATTTAGCACCACTAAGAGCTTATTCATTTATGGTGTATATTTTACTAGTAGTTCCTTGTGTAGTAACTTTAGGAGCTATAAAGCAAGAGTTCGGATATAAGTTTACAGGATTTGTAATTGGATTACTTTTAGTTATACCTTATATAGCGTCTACTTTAGTATTCCAAATAGGAAAACTGTTCTTTTAA